One window of Fundidesulfovibrio putealis DSM 16056 genomic DNA carries:
- a CDS encoding FAD-binding oxidoreductase, whose protein sequence is MVSQSLKQAFATVVGSDNIMDAEADKHSYSYDAAVLDPVLPSLVVRPTTMEAMGKVVKLCNDNGLPITVRGAGSNLSGGTIPSKGGVVLLTNALDKIIEINEEDMYAVVQTGAITAKFANAVAAKGLFYPPDPGSQAVSTLGGNVAENAGGLRGLKYGVTKDYVMGVNFFDVDGNWCKSGSKTVKCVTGLNIPQLMVGSEGTLAVMSEFILKLVPPPQTSKAMMAIFPDIMTASRTVSAIIAAKVVPCTLEFMDNFTIGAVEGYAKVGLPLDAGSLLLIEVDGHPGQVADDAEKVEKICKDNGCIRIQVAKDAVERNKVWEARRAALSSLARLRPTTVLEDATVPRSKIPAMMEALDKIAKDYKLTIGTFGHAGDGNLHPTILCDRRDKEEFHRVEQGVDAIFAAALALDGTLSGEHGIGLAKSRYMELETNKASVMYSKRIKAAVDPKNILNPGKILGE, encoded by the coding sequence ATGGTCAGCCAATCGCTCAAGCAGGCCTTCGCGACCGTTGTCGGCAGCGATAATATCATGGACGCCGAGGCAGATAAGCACTCCTATTCGTACGACGCCGCAGTCCTCGATCCCGTGCTTCCTTCCTTGGTCGTTCGCCCCACCACCATGGAAGCCATGGGCAAGGTGGTGAAGCTGTGCAACGACAACGGCCTGCCCATCACCGTGCGCGGCGCAGGGTCCAACCTTTCCGGCGGCACCATCCCGTCCAAGGGCGGCGTGGTCCTTCTGACCAACGCCCTGGATAAGATCATCGAGATCAACGAAGAGGACATGTACGCCGTGGTCCAGACCGGCGCCATCACCGCCAAGTTCGCCAACGCCGTGGCCGCCAAGGGCCTCTTCTACCCCCCCGATCCAGGTTCCCAGGCCGTCTCCACCTTGGGCGGCAACGTGGCCGAGAACGCTGGCGGCCTGCGCGGCCTGAAGTACGGCGTCACCAAGGACTACGTCATGGGCGTCAACTTCTTCGACGTCGACGGCAACTGGTGCAAGTCCGGCTCCAAGACCGTGAAGTGCGTCACCGGCCTGAACATTCCCCAGCTGATGGTCGGTTCCGAGGGAACCCTGGCCGTCATGAGCGAGTTCATCCTGAAGCTCGTTCCCCCGCCGCAGACCTCCAAGGCGATGATGGCCATCTTCCCCGACATCATGACCGCCTCGCGCACCGTGTCGGCTATCATCGCCGCCAAGGTCGTCCCCTGCACCCTGGAGTTCATGGACAACTTCACCATCGGCGCGGTGGAAGGCTACGCCAAGGTCGGCCTGCCCCTGGACGCCGGATCGCTCCTCCTGATCGAAGTGGACGGACACCCCGGACAGGTCGCCGACGACGCCGAGAAGGTCGAGAAGATCTGCAAGGACAACGGCTGCATCCGCATCCAGGTGGCCAAGGACGCCGTGGAGCGCAACAAGGTGTGGGAAGCCCGCCGCGCCGCCTTGTCGTCGCTTGCGCGCCTGCGCCCCACCACCGTGCTGGAAGACGCCACCGTGCCCCGCTCCAAGATTCCCGCCATGATGGAAGCCCTGGACAAGATCGCCAAGGACTACAAGCTGACCATCGGCACCTTCGGCCACGCGGGCGACGGCAACCTGCACCCCACCATCCTGTGCGACCGCCGCGACAAGGAAGAGTTCCACCGCGTGGAGCAGGGCGTCGACGCCATCTTCGCCGCTGCCCTGGCCCTGGACGGCACCCTCTCCGGCGAGCACGGCATCGGCCTGGCCAAGTCGCGCTACATGGAACTTGAGACCAACAAGGCCAGCGTGATGTACTCCAAGCGCATCAAGGCCGCCGTGGACCCCAAGAACATCCTGAATCCTGGAAAGATCCTGGGGGAGTAA
- the fliW gene encoding flagellar assembly protein FliW produces the protein MAKKQERVIHSRIGKLSIPPERVLHFPRGIIGFEQEREFTLVQIRDDSPFVILQSMNDPRLGLMVADPYSFIQDYDVVVGEAERKLLQIDNIRQVLVLVTVTIPPGKPENTTLNLTGPVVVNLQARIGVQVPQTDVKYPTHYQPGENLPKQSSPAEDSKS, from the coding sequence ATGGCAAAAAAGCAAGAACGAGTGATCCACAGCCGTATCGGCAAGCTGAGCATCCCCCCCGAGCGGGTGCTGCATTTCCCGCGGGGAATCATCGGCTTTGAACAGGAACGCGAATTCACCCTGGTGCAGATCAGGGACGACTCGCCTTTCGTGATCCTGCAATCCATGAACGACCCGCGCCTGGGCCTCATGGTGGCTGACCCCTACAGCTTCATCCAGGACTACGACGTGGTGGTGGGCGAGGCCGAACGCAAGCTCCTGCAGATCGACAACATCCGCCAGGTGCTGGTGCTGGTCACCGTGACCATTCCCCCCGGCAAGCCCGAGAACACGACGCTGAACCTCACCGGTCCCGTGGTGGTCAACCTCCAGGCCAGGATTGGCGTGCAGGTTCCCCAGACCGACGTGAAATATCCGACCCATTACCAGCCCGGCGAAAATCTGCCGAAGCAATCCTCGCCCGCCGAGGACAGCAAAAGCTGA
- the csrA gene encoding carbon storage regulator CsrA, whose translation MLILTRRPGESIHLGDKIKVTVLGVQGKQIKIGLEVPQDMPVYREEVYLRVLEQNRMALEADQQDVLAAAALWQKSKNE comes from the coding sequence ATGCTCATACTGACGCGTCGACCAGGGGAGTCCATCCATCTGGGCGACAAAATAAAAGTGACCGTACTTGGTGTGCAAGGCAAGCAGATCAAGATCGGCCTGGAAGTACCCCAGGATATGCCGGTATACAGGGAAGAAGTATACCTGCGGGTGCTGGAGCAGAACCGCATGGCACTTGAAGCGGATCAACAAGACGTTCTGGCGGCGGCGGCATTATGGCAAAAAAGCAAGAACGAGTGA
- the flgL gene encoding flagellar hook-associated protein FlgL, with amino-acid sequence MALRVAQQMIYTSSVNYMNTTLTQLMESNLQASSQKKINRPSDDPVGMTRVLGYRDNIAAIDQYETNISMAEGWLNLADATMVQVNTVITRVKELAEQAATGTLSAANRSQIASEARQLFKQLIAMGNTEFDGKAIFAGHKTNTQPFTESLWLTTNQPGVVSNAGFTINGFNETTTVVQYLQSGTLTGGSEYRYSTDGGTTWTSGAVSDPGAPNKLQLSLGGVSLELDRGTSVVATSRTNYNDSNGTWMWIRPTAVYKGDDEDRIAVDPLQGIGSTVTGSAQGVFPNNVIVRIDQTGTLASNVSYSYSLDGGITWNLSNSSTPDANPGMASLNIPGGVLTLNSNGGNQLAAGNMFVVRPRKALINFDISPTERIVVNGIGKNIFGGVYKDPASNSARPVVIAGSSGATNLFETVGKLVGFLETNNQAGVQQALADLRSSSQVILNYAADVGARENRMIVASGVLDNLKANQFEQLSVTEDVDISELMTRLAQQQLAYQSVLKSSSMIMNLSLMNYL; translated from the coding sequence ATGGCACTTCGCGTCGCCCAACAGATGATTTACACTTCGAGTGTAAATTACATGAACACCACCCTGACGCAGCTTATGGAGTCCAACCTCCAGGCGTCCAGTCAGAAGAAGATCAACCGCCCCTCAGACGACCCGGTCGGCATGACCCGCGTCCTGGGCTACCGCGACAACATCGCGGCCATCGACCAGTACGAGACCAACATCTCCATGGCCGAGGGCTGGCTGAACCTCGCCGACGCCACCATGGTACAGGTGAATACGGTCATCACCCGCGTGAAGGAACTGGCCGAACAGGCCGCCACTGGAACGCTCTCGGCGGCCAACCGCTCGCAGATCGCCTCCGAGGCGCGCCAGCTGTTCAAGCAGCTTATCGCCATGGGCAACACCGAGTTCGACGGCAAGGCCATCTTTGCCGGCCACAAGACCAACACCCAGCCTTTCACCGAGAGCCTGTGGCTGACCACCAACCAGCCGGGCGTGGTCTCCAACGCCGGATTCACCATCAACGGCTTCAACGAGACCACCACCGTGGTGCAGTACCTCCAGAGCGGCACCCTGACGGGCGGCAGCGAGTATAGGTACTCCACGGACGGCGGCACCACCTGGACCAGCGGGGCCGTCAGCGATCCGGGCGCGCCGAACAAACTTCAGCTTTCGCTGGGCGGGGTCTCCCTGGAGCTTGACCGGGGCACCAGCGTGGTGGCCACCAGCCGCACCAATTATAACGATTCCAACGGCACCTGGATGTGGATCCGTCCCACCGCCGTGTACAAGGGCGACGACGAGGACCGCATCGCCGTGGACCCCCTCCAGGGCATCGGCTCCACCGTGACCGGGTCCGCGCAGGGCGTGTTCCCCAACAACGTCATCGTGCGCATCGACCAGACCGGAACCCTGGCCTCCAACGTCAGCTACTCCTACAGCCTGGACGGCGGCATAACCTGGAATCTCTCCAACAGCTCCACCCCGGACGCCAACCCCGGCATGGCCAGCCTGAACATCCCCGGCGGCGTGCTGACCCTGAACTCCAACGGGGGCAACCAGTTGGCGGCGGGCAACATGTTCGTGGTGCGCCCGCGCAAGGCGCTCATCAACTTCGACATTTCGCCCACCGAACGCATTGTGGTGAACGGCATCGGCAAGAACATCTTCGGCGGCGTCTACAAGGACCCGGCCAGCAACTCCGCCCGCCCCGTGGTGATCGCGGGGAGCTCCGGGGCCACCAACCTGTTCGAGACCGTGGGCAAGCTGGTGGGGTTCCTTGAAACCAACAACCAGGCCGGCGTGCAGCAGGCCCTGGCGGACCTGCGTTCCTCCAGCCAGGTGATCCTGAACTACGCGGCAGACGTGGGCGCGCGCGAGAACAGGATGATCGTCGCCTCCGGAGTGCTGGACAACCTGAAGGCCAACCAGTTCGAGCAACTCTCCGTCACCGAGGACGTGGACATCTCCGAACTGATGACCAGGCTTGCTCAACAGCAACTGGCATATCAGTCTGTGCTGAAGTCGTCCTCCATGATCATGAACCTCAGCCTGATGAATTATCTGTAG
- the flgK gene encoding flagellar hook-associated protein FlgK, translated as MPGIASLLNIGQKALNASQVGIEVTGQNIANVNTEGYSRQRVMFQDDLYIDFKPGQIGTGVQAAEIQRMFDKFIESSYNSKASSAERYNALYQSMRSVEAIFNEANSTGVSESLTKFFQDWQNLSLDPSSYPQRQNVLSDTQTLMSILRQADSDLDAIQQQANSYISQDVSNLNQLLKDITDINRQLAVHDNPTQNNANGLYDERARKVRALAEIIDISMIDNGGSNVTIMDKAGHTLLDGVNYYEVKLETNKVIKNLIPGSNFDGTVNFSGSDDFEYTIKVVNGGDVSSGSSAAQFQVSLDGGTTWLRDDSGAIKTFYARPDELSVTAGNLKLSFGQLSNSGLTPTGQLQAGDTFTIVPKSGLFWYQSAATPINITPQIYFNGQDNTTRVTGGSLAGNFQLRDYNVGRYKERLDALVKTIVWETNRIHSQGSGLKMFTDVTGTYAARGSDIALGSDSSGLTFSSKLSSGASMMYVFNSATGEPVSNGFLDFDASTPGLQLFDPSQHTLEDVAGAINGTFGNFLTATVVNNQLQVNAKSGYNFGFGTDATGLWAALGVNTFFAGDTARTMTLNPMCGSDSGFLNAGHINGANESNPGDNSTALAISGLRNKSVSIRTTFDAPTSQSLQSYYNSLVGVVGVDTENAKFNYDFENTLAKDLNSRQLEVSGVNLDEEMSNLVKFQHSYQAAAKMISTADQMWQTVLGLKQ; from the coding sequence ATGCCCGGCATCGCGTCGCTCCTGAATATCGGCCAGAAAGCCCTCAATGCCTCCCAGGTGGGCATCGAGGTTACGGGCCAGAACATCGCCAACGTGAATACCGAGGGGTATTCGCGCCAGCGGGTGATGTTCCAGGACGACCTGTACATCGATTTCAAGCCCGGCCAGATAGGCACCGGCGTCCAGGCCGCTGAAATCCAGCGGATGTTCGACAAGTTCATCGAGAGCTCCTACAACAGCAAGGCCTCGTCCGCCGAGCGTTACAACGCGCTGTACCAGTCCATGCGCTCCGTGGAGGCCATCTTCAACGAGGCCAACTCCACAGGCGTGTCGGAGTCGCTCACCAAGTTCTTCCAGGACTGGCAGAACCTGAGCCTGGACCCCTCAAGCTATCCCCAGCGCCAGAACGTGCTGAGCGACACCCAGACCCTGATGTCCATCCTGCGCCAGGCCGACTCCGACCTGGACGCAATCCAGCAGCAGGCCAACTCCTACATTTCCCAGGATGTGAGCAACTTAAACCAGCTGCTCAAAGACATCACCGACATCAACAGGCAGCTGGCCGTCCATGACAACCCGACCCAGAACAACGCCAACGGCCTCTACGACGAGCGGGCCAGGAAGGTGCGCGCGCTGGCCGAGATCATAGACATCTCCATGATCGACAACGGCGGGTCCAACGTCACCATCATGGACAAGGCCGGGCACACCCTGCTGGACGGAGTGAACTACTACGAGGTGAAGCTCGAGACCAACAAGGTCATCAAGAACCTGATCCCGGGATCGAACTTCGACGGAACGGTCAACTTCTCCGGCTCAGACGATTTCGAGTACACCATCAAGGTGGTGAACGGCGGCGACGTGTCCTCCGGTTCCTCCGCCGCGCAGTTCCAGGTGTCCCTGGACGGCGGCACCACCTGGCTGCGCGACGACTCCGGCGCGATCAAGACCTTCTATGCCCGCCCCGACGAGCTGTCGGTCACGGCAGGCAACCTGAAGCTCTCCTTCGGCCAGCTCTCCAACAGCGGGCTGACCCCCACCGGGCAGCTCCAGGCGGGCGACACCTTCACCATCGTGCCCAAGTCGGGCCTGTTCTGGTACCAGTCGGCGGCGACCCCGATCAACATCACGCCGCAGATCTACTTCAACGGCCAGGACAACACCACGCGCGTCACCGGCGGCAGCCTCGCCGGTAACTTCCAGCTGCGCGACTACAACGTGGGCCGCTACAAGGAGCGCTTGGACGCCCTGGTCAAGACCATCGTCTGGGAGACCAACCGCATCCACAGCCAGGGTTCGGGCCTCAAGATGTTCACCGACGTCACCGGCACCTACGCTGCCAGGGGCTCGGACATCGCCCTGGGCTCGGACTCTTCCGGGCTTACGTTCTCCTCGAAGCTCTCTTCGGGCGCGTCCATGATGTACGTGTTCAACTCCGCCACCGGAGAGCCCGTCTCCAACGGCTTCCTGGATTTCGACGCCAGCACGCCGGGGCTGCAGCTCTTCGACCCGAGCCAGCACACCCTCGAGGACGTGGCCGGGGCCATCAATGGCACCTTCGGCAACTTCCTGACGGCCACCGTGGTCAACAACCAGCTCCAGGTGAACGCCAAGAGCGGCTACAATTTCGGTTTCGGCACCGACGCAACCGGCCTGTGGGCGGCGCTTGGCGTCAACACGTTCTTCGCGGGCGACACCGCCCGCACCATGACCCTCAACCCCATGTGCGGGTCTGACTCGGGCTTCCTCAACGCCGGGCACATAAACGGCGCGAACGAGTCCAACCCGGGCGACAACAGCACGGCCCTGGCCATCTCCGGGCTGCGAAACAAGTCCGTGAGCATCCGCACCACCTTCGACGCGCCCACGTCCCAGTCGCTCCAGTCCTATTACAACAGCCTGGTGGGCGTGGTGGGCGTGGACACCGAGAACGCGAAATTCAACTACGACTTTGAAAATACCTTGGCCAAGGACCTGAACAGCCGCCAGCTGGAAGTTTCAGGTGTGAACCTGGACGAGGAAATGTCCAACCTGGTGAAGTTCCAGCACTCTTACCAGGCTGCGGCCAAGATGATCTCAACCGCCGACCAGATGTGGCAGACCGTGCTGGGTCTGAAGCAGTAA